TCTGAGCAAGCAGCTTTCCAGTTGGGAGTTTATGAACTACCTCAAGAGGTAAAAAGCCTTTGTGGAGTAGATTCGATTTCCGGTGATTTGGCATTTGAGGGAAGTGTTGGAAAAGGTTCTTGGTCGCGAACTCCTTGGGTTGCAATCTATGATACTCGAGTGACTGAGCGTGCGTCCGACGGCTTCTATGTAGCGCTAATTTTTGCTGAAAGTCTCGATAGAGTATTTTTGGTTCTGACAAATACATCTAGTAGCCATATAAATTATAAACCATATAAGATCGATGCTGCAAACGTTACTGCGTTGAATTCCTTTTCGAGGGGAGCAATACCGAAAGGACTTCTAAGCCAAAGTGGACGTGGCAGCGGTCCGTCATTCGAACAGTCCACAATTCAATGGCGGGAGTACGCTGTAGGGGAAATGGAAAGCTTGGAGAAAGATCTCGGGTCGTTGGTAAGATGCTACAAACTTCTGGTTGATCAACACTTGCAAAGCCTTCCTCGAGAAAAGCCATTTAAACCGAATCCTTTTCTTCTGCGTTAAGTCTATAGCCTAGTTTTTGATGCTCGTTGTTTTAGAAATTCACTAGTATTTGTTTAGTATTTAAGCTGTCCATTGGAGGATTCTTTTGGACAGTTTAAGTAAAATTCGTAGTGTGTTTAGGGAAAACGGCTGTACAGAGTTGTATGCAAAAATTCTGGCCGAAAACGACAATGCAAAAAATCAAATTTATTTTGGTCCAAATTTCAAGGCAT
This region of Bdellovibrio sp. GT3 genomic DNA includes:
- a CDS encoding MrcB family domain-containing protein, producing the protein MGKLTQDIVKFLEAYKSKGHKISSEQAAFQLGVYELPQEVKSLCGVDSISGDLAFEGSVGKGSWSRTPWVAIYDTRVTERASDGFYVALIFAESLDRVFLVLTNTSSSHINYKPYKIDAANVTALNSFSRGAIPKGLLSQSGRGSGPSFEQSTIQWREYAVGEMESLEKDLGSLVRCYKLLVDQHLQSLPREKPFKPNPFLLR